A single region of the Pseudomonas sp. VD-NE ins genome encodes:
- a CDS encoding SelT/SelW/SelH family protein → MTVAKAEVVITYCTQCQWLLRAAWLAQELLSTFGDDLGKVSLVPGTGGVFHISCDGVQIWERKADGGFPEAKVLKQRVRDQIDPDRDLGHNDRTQ, encoded by the coding sequence ATGACTGTCGCAAAAGCAGAAGTTGTCATCACCTATTGCACCCAATGCCAGTGGCTGCTGCGCGCCGCGTGGCTGGCGCAGGAACTGCTCAGCACCTTCGGCGATGACCTCGGCAAAGTCTCATTGGTGCCGGGCACCGGCGGGGTGTTTCACATCAGCTGCGACGGCGTGCAGATCTGGGAACGCAAGGCTGACGGCGGTTTTCCCGAGGCCAAAGTCTTGAAACAGCGGGTTCGCGATCAGATTGATCCTGACCGCGATCTCGGTCACAACGACCGCACTCAGTGA